One genomic region from Microcystis panniformis FACHB-1757 encodes:
- a CDS encoding glycosyltransferase family 4 protein, translating into MNILMISSTFPYPPSKGGTQGRTFNLLKHLSKNHDITLIVQRTADVGDEEVEKLGNFVSKLVVFPRPRDATTGIIAKLQRLAQFLQTGTPPNVLFGYSQEMQNWIDRAVKSQKFSVITSEHSVNEIYIRSEWQRQIRTVIDVHSSLYQTCKSQLEIGVSSQKLRDRLYLPLLRRYEQKTVQKFSKIVVTTDEDQKQMEEFAPNGEIYLIPNAVDLDLFPYRSQDAAGHNLVFIGGLDYWVNIDAACFLAREILPRIQLTYPDTTLTLVGANPSLEVQELTKLKGVIVTGRVPSMTTYLHQATVAVIPLRTGFGMKFKTLESMAAGVPVVASDRGLEGLTVAGNNVPIVALRANSIEEYCTAISSLFESAELREKLSRNARKLIEDKYTWQQAAGKYEQVLIADIC; encoded by the coding sequence ATGAATATCTTAATGATTAGTTCCACCTTTCCCTATCCACCTAGCAAAGGAGGAACTCAGGGCAGAACTTTTAATTTACTCAAGCATCTCAGCAAAAATCATGATATTACTCTCATCGTTCAGCGTACTGCTGATGTCGGAGATGAGGAGGTAGAAAAGTTAGGTAACTTTGTTAGTAAATTGGTAGTTTTTCCCCGTCCTCGAGATGCCACAACTGGAATAATTGCTAAACTGCAAAGATTAGCTCAATTCCTGCAAACGGGAACCCCTCCCAATGTACTTTTTGGCTATTCTCAAGAGATGCAGAACTGGATAGATAGGGCAGTTAAGAGTCAAAAATTCTCAGTAATTACCAGCGAACATAGTGTTAATGAAATTTATATTCGTTCCGAATGGCAAAGGCAAATTAGGACAGTAATTGATGTGCATAGTTCCCTCTATCAAACCTGCAAAAGTCAATTAGAAATTGGGGTTTCTAGTCAAAAATTACGGGATCGTCTCTACCTTCCTCTCCTGCGTCGCTACGAACAAAAAACTGTGCAGAAATTCTCAAAAATTGTCGTCACCACCGATGAGGATCAAAAACAAATGGAAGAATTTGCCCCCAATGGAGAGATTTATTTAATTCCTAATGCAGTAGATTTAGATTTGTTTCCCTATCGTTCCCAGGATGCTGCGGGACATAATTTAGTGTTTATCGGTGGTTTAGATTATTGGGTTAATATCGATGCGGCCTGTTTTTTAGCTAGAGAAATTTTACCTCGTATTCAACTTACTTACCCCGATACTACTTTAACTCTAGTCGGTGCTAATCCATCCCTAGAAGTGCAAGAATTAACTAAGTTAAAAGGAGTGATTGTGACGGGACGAGTACCATCAATGACCACCTATCTTCATCAGGCAACTGTGGCAGTTATTCCCCTAAGAACGGGTTTTGGAATGAAGTTCAAAACCCTAGAATCCATGGCGGCGGGGGTGCCAGTGGTGGCCAGCGATCGAGGTTTAGAAGGATTAACAGTGGCAGGAAATAATGTTCCTATAGTAGCCTTAAGAGCTAATAGTATTGAGGAATATTGTACGGCGATTAGTAGTCTTTTTGAATCGGCAGAGTTGCGAGAAAAATTATCTAGAAATGCTCGCAAGTTAATCGAAGATAAATATACTTGGCAACAAGCAGCAGGTAAGTATGAACAAGTTTTAATTGCTGACATTTGTTAG
- a CDS encoding glycosyltransferase family 2 protein: protein MAPKIAGIICTHNRDHYLAAAIDSLLAQTCPDCEILVVDNASTDKTRQVAQSRLGDGRLKYVYEPILGLSTARNRGAKETRAPILAYLDDDAIASRQWLQILLNAYENNEKLAVAGGKVTLIWPQGYSQPNWLSDQLAAGLGAFDLGDNVVYISQANLTPRGVNYSIRRDFLEKIGGFDPNLGRIGKKLLSNEELYTTELALAQGWQVGYFPAALVEHNVAPERINRQWFMRRSWWQGISEHYREEVAGRTGLAQFRRGGERLVRGLVKSVKFINDPAKSFDNLLYAYGQIGYLSEAAKAMLNPQK from the coding sequence ATGGCTCCTAAAATAGCAGGGATTATCTGTACCCACAACCGCGATCACTACCTAGCAGCAGCGATCGATAGTCTTTTAGCGCAAACCTGCCCAGATTGTGAGATTTTAGTGGTTGATAACGCATCTACCGATAAAACCCGTCAAGTGGCCCAGTCACGTCTGGGAGATGGGCGGCTAAAATACGTTTACGAACCTATTTTAGGGCTATCTACCGCCAGAAATCGCGGGGCGAAGGAAACTAGAGCGCCGATTTTAGCCTATTTGGATGACGATGCGATCGCTAGTCGTCAATGGTTGCAAATTCTGTTAAATGCCTACGAAAATAACGAAAAACTGGCAGTAGCGGGGGGAAAAGTCACCTTAATTTGGCCGCAAGGCTACAGTCAACCCAATTGGTTATCCGATCAGTTAGCAGCGGGTTTAGGGGCTTTCGATTTGGGCGACAATGTGGTATATATCAGCCAAGCGAATTTAACTCCGCGAGGGGTTAATTACTCAATTCGGCGAGATTTCTTGGAGAAGATTGGCGGTTTTGACCCTAATTTGGGAAGAATTGGCAAAAAACTTCTATCTAACGAGGAATTATACACTACAGAACTGGCACTGGCCCAGGGATGGCAAGTGGGCTATTTTCCCGCAGCACTGGTGGAACACAATGTTGCCCCAGAAAGAATCAATCGTCAATGGTTTATGCGTCGCAGTTGGTGGCAAGGCATCAGCGAACACTACCGGGAAGAAGTGGCAGGAAGAACGGGATTGGCTCAATTTAGGCGAGGAGGTGAGCGTTTGGTGAGAGGATTGGTTAAATCTGTCAAATTTATCAATGATCCTGCTAAAAGCTTTGATAATCTTCTCTATGCCTATGGACAAATCGGTTATTTAAGCGAAGCCGCCAAGGCGATGTTAAACCCTCAAAAGTAA
- a CDS encoding GDP-mannose 4,6-dehydratase, whose translation MSKKALICGISGQDGAYLAELLLKAGYTVCGTSRDAQMSSFSNLKRLGIKEQVKLESMALNDFRSVLQVLIKIQPDEVYNLAGQSSVGLSFEQPVETLESIATGTLNLLEAIRFTGAKIKLYNAGSSECFGDIGDNSADENTPFRPRSPYAVAKSAAFWEVANYREAYGIFACSGILFNHESPLRPERFVTQKIIAAVARIAQGSPETLQLGNMDIQRDWGWAPEYVEAMYLMLQQEQPDDYVIATGESSKLEDFVATAFATVGLNWPDHVISDRSLLRPTDLAISRGNPNKAKEKLGWQAQYKMTDIVRMMVENRLEK comes from the coding sequence ATGAGTAAAAAAGCGTTAATTTGTGGTATATCGGGGCAGGATGGAGCCTACCTAGCCGAATTACTGTTAAAAGCAGGCTATACAGTTTGTGGCACCTCCCGGGATGCCCAAATGTCATCTTTTAGTAACCTGAAACGTTTGGGAATCAAGGAACAGGTAAAACTAGAATCGATGGCACTGAACGACTTTCGCAGTGTCCTACAGGTCTTAATTAAAATTCAGCCGGATGAGGTCTATAATTTGGCTGGACAAAGTTCTGTGGGTTTATCTTTTGAGCAGCCAGTGGAAACCTTAGAAAGTATTGCCACGGGAACCTTAAATCTCTTAGAAGCAATTCGATTTACTGGAGCAAAAATTAAATTATATAATGCCGGATCGAGTGAATGTTTCGGGGATATCGGCGATAATTCTGCCGACGAAAATACCCCTTTTCGTCCTCGCAGTCCCTACGCTGTGGCTAAATCGGCGGCTTTTTGGGAAGTGGCTAATTATCGAGAAGCCTACGGAATTTTTGCCTGTTCAGGCATACTTTTCAATCATGAATCTCCCCTGCGTCCCGAGCGCTTTGTCACCCAAAAAATTATCGCTGCCGTGGCTAGAATTGCCCAGGGAAGTCCTGAAACTTTGCAACTAGGAAATATGGATATTCAAAGGGATTGGGGTTGGGCGCCGGAGTACGTTGAAGCGATGTATTTAATGCTGCAACAGGAGCAACCCGATGATTACGTCATTGCCACGGGAGAAAGTTCAAAACTAGAGGATTTTGTCGCCACAGCTTTTGCTACTGTGGGCTTAAATTGGCCAGATCATGTAATTTCCGATCGAAGTTTATTAAGACCAACAGATTTAGCCATTAGTCGTGGCAATCCCAACAAAGCTAAGGAAAAATTAGGTTGGCAAGCACAATACAAAATGACCGATATTGTCCGCATGATGGTAGAAAATCGTTTAGAAAAATAG
- a CDS encoding glycosyltransferase family 2 protein — MPKVTICIPTYNRADYLTYSINTVLRQTYEDFELIVCDDGSSDHTPEVVAAFQDSRIIYLRHPQNLGRSLNMRSGFTAARGEYFIKFDDDDGLTPEFLAKTVPILEQEKNVDFVCTDHWIIDKFGQKVTAATQENSAKWGKDRLQQGIIPDLQRQTFSYQSLQVGSTLFRYQSLVDVDYMRSQADGCEDFDLLVRLALAGKQAYFLPELLMEYRFHGGQTSLKQAVHFLQAKLFCTESYHFNDVKLEEERVKKTAFLQESLGIKLIEKGENEAGRVLIEKASQLSGKSRRARLGLLLSYLPLNLRQLAFQGFRQLRSKDYTEQVRAV; from the coding sequence ATGCCGAAAGTAACTATTTGTATTCCCACCTATAACCGCGCCGATTATCTCACCTATTCGATTAATACTGTCTTGCGGCAGACTTATGAAGATTTTGAGTTAATTGTTTGTGATGATGGTTCTTCTGATCATACCCCAGAAGTGGTGGCAGCATTTCAGGATTCGAGAATAATTTATCTGCGTCATCCCCAAAATCTTGGTAGAAGTTTAAATATGCGATCAGGTTTTACGGCTGCTCGGGGAGAATATTTTATTAAATTCGATGATGATGATGGACTAACTCCTGAATTTTTAGCGAAAACTGTACCTATTTTAGAGCAAGAAAAAAACGTTGATTTTGTCTGTACTGATCACTGGATTATTGATAAATTTGGACAAAAAGTTACAGCTGCCACCCAAGAAAATTCAGCGAAATGGGGCAAAGACAGATTACAACAAGGGATTATTCCTGATTTACAAAGACAAACTTTTTCCTATCAAAGTTTACAGGTGGGTTCGACTCTTTTTCGTTATCAATCTTTAGTCGATGTGGATTATATGCGCTCTCAAGCGGATGGTTGTGAAGATTTTGATTTATTAGTGCGTTTAGCTTTAGCGGGAAAACAAGCTTATTTTCTGCCAGAATTATTAATGGAATATCGTTTCCATGGCGGTCAAACTAGCTTAAAACAAGCGGTTCACTTTTTGCAAGCAAAACTGTTTTGTACAGAAAGTTATCACTTTAATGATGTAAAATTAGAAGAAGAAAGAGTAAAAAAAACGGCTTTTTTACAGGAATCTTTGGGAATAAAATTAATTGAAAAGGGAGAAAACGAAGCCGGGCGAGTTTTAATAGAAAAAGCCTCGCAATTGTCAGGAAAATCCCGACGGGCTAGACTGGGTTTACTGCTTTCCTATTTACCTCTGAACTTGAGACAACTGGCTTTTCAAGGTTTCCGTCAACTACGCTCCAAAGATTACACCGAACAGGTAAGAGCCGTCTAA
- the folB gene encoding dihydroneopterin aldolase: protein MDTIHVTGIRAYGYTGYLAEEQVLGQWFEVDLSLEVDISIAGKSDAIEDTLDYRQAIKIVKHQIETSKFALVEKLATVIAEDILKLDRVRQVRVQLSKPAAPIPHFTGKITIDITRSR from the coding sequence ATGGATACTATTCACGTTACAGGAATTCGGGCCTACGGTTACACAGGATATCTGGCCGAAGAACAGGTTTTAGGTCAATGGTTTGAGGTGGATTTATCCCTAGAAGTTGACATCAGCATTGCTGGCAAAAGTGACGCGATTGAAGATACCCTAGATTATCGACAGGCGATCAAAATTGTCAAACACCAGATTGAAACCAGCAAATTTGCCCTAGTGGAAAAATTGGCCACAGTCATCGCTGAGGATATCCTAAAACTCGATCGAGTGCGACAGGTAAGAGTACAATTATCGAAACCTGCCGCCCCAATTCCCCATTTCACCGGTAAAATCACCATCGATATTACTAGATCCCGTTGA
- the nth gene encoding endonuclease III, which produces MAPRKKTKLQLRALEILSNLKRLYPEATCSLNYQTPVQLLVAVILSAQCTDERVNKVTPALFARFPDAKSLAFAEREELETLIRSTGFYRNKAKNIQGACQKILEDFQGEVPKTMAELLTLPGVARKTANVVLAHAYAIIEGVTVDTHVKRLSNRLGLTTNNDPVKIERDLMALLPQPDWETFSISIIYHGRAVCKARNPACFSCQLASLCPAANSKQ; this is translated from the coding sequence ATGGCCCCGCGAAAAAAAACTAAGCTTCAACTGCGCGCCCTAGAGATTTTAAGCAACTTAAAGCGATTATATCCAGAGGCAACCTGTAGCTTAAATTATCAAACTCCCGTGCAGTTATTGGTGGCAGTGATTCTCTCGGCACAATGCACTGATGAGCGGGTAAATAAGGTTACTCCTGCTTTATTTGCTCGTTTTCCCGATGCTAAATCCTTAGCTTTTGCCGAGCGAGAGGAGTTAGAAACCCTAATTCGTTCCACGGGATTCTATCGCAATAAAGCTAAAAATATTCAGGGTGCTTGTCAAAAAATCCTCGAGGATTTTCAGGGGGAAGTACCCAAGACAATGGCGGAATTATTAACTTTACCCGGGGTAGCTAGAAAAACGGCTAATGTGGTACTTGCTCACGCTTACGCGATTATTGAGGGGGTGACAGTAGATACCCACGTTAAGCGCTTAAGTAATCGTTTGGGTTTAACTACTAATAACGATCCGGTGAAAATTGAACGGGATTTAATGGCTTTACTGCCTCAACCGGATTGGGAAACTTTTTCTATTAGTATTATTTACCACGGCCGGGCGGTTTGTAAAGCAAGAAATCCCGCTTGTTTTTCCTGTCAATTAGCCTCTCTTTGTCCCGCAGCAAACAGTAAACAGTAA
- a CDS encoding RNA-guided endonuclease InsQ/TnpB family protein, with the protein MITLTYQYKLKVNRQQEREIVHILDVCKSVYNYALSERKDWLNSRKCLADRCSLVSEYIIPADEPYPNYFVQAKNLTEAKKVYPILKTVNAQVLQQVLKTLDKAFDQMKSKGFGFPRFKKKMRSFVFPALSKNFLGDGCLNFPQLGKIRIRKSRKYPSGFEPKQARIIQKASGFYVSVSFQSTELVPDMTFGKTCLGIDAGIESFVATSRGDLIKAPRFLLKVQSKLKLLQRRLKRKTKGSSNWLKLQEKIARLHEKVSNTRRDWHFKLAHYLCDLADNIFVEDINFVSWSRGIVRKQSLDSGIGSFINEILPFVIWKRGKYYLKVDKNGTSQECPNCGAITGKKALSERVHRCDSCGHIEPRDTASAKVIENRGKNAVGLTVLENARGGDLTGIDRLNQVDLVKSLRTENPPLHRASG; encoded by the coding sequence GTGATAACGCTTACCTACCAGTACAAACTAAAGGTAAACAGGCAACAGGAACGGGAGATCGTCCACATTCTTGATGTTTGTAAGAGCGTTTATAATTACGCGCTCTCGGAACGGAAAGATTGGTTAAACTCTCGAAAGTGTCTTGCGGATCGTTGTTCGTTAGTTTCCGAGTACATAATTCCTGCGGATGAACCCTATCCTAATTACTTCGTTCAAGCCAAAAATCTAACGGAAGCTAAAAAAGTTTACCCGATATTAAAGACGGTTAACGCTCAAGTCTTACAGCAAGTCTTAAAAACTTTAGATAAAGCGTTTGACCAGATGAAATCGAAAGGCTTCGGCTTTCCTAGATTCAAGAAAAAGATGCGAAGTTTTGTTTTCCCCGCGCTGTCAAAAAACTTTCTAGGGGATGGATGTTTGAATTTTCCACAATTGGGAAAAATTCGGATTAGGAAATCCAGAAAGTACCCGTCTGGGTTCGAGCCTAAACAAGCTCGAATTATCCAAAAAGCGTCGGGATTTTACGTTTCGGTTTCCTTCCAATCTACGGAATTAGTTCCCGATATGACATTTGGGAAAACCTGTTTAGGAATCGACGCGGGGATTGAGAGTTTTGTCGCTACTTCACGAGGAGATTTAATCAAAGCCCCTCGATTTTTGTTGAAAGTACAGAGTAAGCTTAAATTGCTACAAAGACGCTTGAAACGGAAAACTAAAGGCTCTAGCAATTGGTTAAAACTTCAGGAGAAGATAGCAAGATTACACGAAAAAGTGTCTAATACTCGTAGAGATTGGCACTTTAAACTAGCTCATTACCTTTGTGATCTTGCTGATAATATCTTTGTCGAAGATATTAACTTCGTTTCCTGGTCTAGAGGGATCGTTAGAAAACAATCTCTGGATTCAGGCATCGGTAGTTTTATTAATGAGATACTACCGTTTGTTATTTGGAAACGGGGAAAATATTATCTTAAGGTTGATAAAAACGGAACTTCGCAAGAGTGTCCTAATTGTGGCGCGATTACCGGCAAAAAAGCGTTATCAGAAAGAGTTCACCGGTGTGATTCTTGCGGCCACATTGAACCGAGAGACACGGCATCAGCAAAGGTAATCGAGAACCGGGGAAAAAACGCGGTCGGACTGACCGTGTTAGAAAACGCTCGCGGAGGCGATTTGACGGGGATCGACCGGTTAAACCAAGTCGATCTAGTTAAAAGCCTAAGAACCGAGAATCCCCCGCTACACCGCGCGAGCGGTTAG
- a CDS encoding ISAs1 family transposase, translating to MLSLIEKLKQVKDFRKGKGKRHPLWIVLVVIILGTMLGYSGYRELGEFAKNNRHRLSKEFNIIPERVPSYSTIRRVMMGVDWQSLLKMFNEWALQEYGQRDDINWLGIDGKSLKNTLKNPNNEQQNFIMFISLFSQESGLVLHLKRIENKKGSEIDEGQAIIEDCSLQNKVFTGDALHCQKKTISLIAKTKNDYVITVKGNQKNLYQRIQDLSNSSKPESFFLEQDNSHGRKISRKIEVFKVRKNERKGFENLRRVIKVERRGSRGDKTYEETAYYISSLTESAEVFAKIIRGHWKIENQLHWVKDVIFEEDKSEISDFQAASNWSILTTIGLNLFRGLGFLSITEGQRWLAERWEKLIVLST from the coding sequence ATGTTGAGCTTAATAGAAAAACTAAAACAAGTCAAGGACTTTCGGAAAGGTAAAGGAAAAAGACACCCTTTATGGATAGTATTAGTAGTAATAATACTAGGAACAATGCTAGGATACTCAGGTTATAGAGAACTAGGAGAGTTTGCTAAAAATAATCGGCACAGGCTGAGTAAAGAATTTAACATAATTCCAGAAAGAGTCCCATCCTATTCAACAATTAGAAGGGTAATGATGGGAGTTGACTGGCAGAGTTTGTTAAAAATGTTTAATGAATGGGCATTACAAGAATATGGACAAAGAGATGATATAAATTGGCTAGGCATAGATGGAAAAAGTCTCAAAAACACCCTAAAGAATCCTAACAATGAACAACAAAATTTTATCATGTTTATCTCATTGTTTAGTCAAGAAAGTGGCTTGGTATTACACTTAAAAAGAATCGAAAACAAAAAAGGGTCTGAAATCGACGAAGGGCAAGCTATAATTGAGGATTGCTCTCTCCAAAATAAAGTTTTTACTGGGGATGCTTTACACTGTCAGAAGAAAACAATCAGCTTAATAGCCAAGACTAAAAATGACTATGTTATCACCGTTAAAGGAAATCAGAAAAATCTTTATCAGCGAATACAAGACCTGAGTAATTCCTCAAAGCCAGAAAGTTTTTTTCTTGAACAAGATAATAGTCATGGACGAAAAATATCAAGAAAAATAGAAGTTTTTAAAGTGAGGAAAAATGAAAGAAAAGGGTTTGAAAATCTGCGAAGAGTTATTAAAGTAGAAAGAAGGGGTAGTCGCGGGGATAAAACCTATGAAGAAACAGCTTACTATATCAGTAGCCTAACCGAATCCGCCGAAGTATTTGCTAAAATTATTCGAGGACACTGGAAAATAGAAAATCAGTTACATTGGGTAAAAGATGTAATTTTTGAGGAAGATAAAAGCGAAATTAGTGATTTTCAAGCGGCCAGCAATTGGTCAATTCTCACAACCATAGGATTGAATCTTTTCAGAGGTTTGGGTTTTCTCTCAATCACAGAGGGACAGAGGTGGTTAGCTGAACGTTGGGAAAAACTGATAGTTTTATCGACGTAA
- the rseP gene encoding RIP metalloprotease RseP, producing MSVLIAIGVLALLIVVHELGHFAAARWQSIHVNRFSIGFGPALAKYQGKETEYALRAIPLGGYVGFPDDDPDSQIPNNDPDLLRNRPVFDRAIVISAGVIANLIFAYFLLVTQVATVGFPQINYQEGVIIPEVFTAENSVAKQAGMQAGDIVLAINDQPLGASQNAIIDFRDIIQSSPDQPLKLTIKRPTETINLIVTPELGSDGQGKIGVRLAPNGEETRLKADNFGQAFSLGAGEFQRLTLLTVQGFGQLVSNFKDSVQQVAGPVKIVEYGAAIARNDAGNLFQFAALISINLAVINILPLPALDGGQLVFLLIEALVGKPLPTKLQDNIMQTGLVLLLGLGVFLIVRDTANLAVFQDLFQ from the coding sequence ATGTCAGTTTTAATAGCGATCGGTGTACTTGCCCTATTAATTGTCGTTCACGAATTGGGTCATTTTGCCGCTGCTCGTTGGCAATCTATCCATGTTAATCGCTTTTCCATCGGTTTTGGTCCAGCTTTAGCTAAATATCAAGGTAAAGAAACGGAATACGCCCTCCGCGCCATTCCTTTAGGGGGTTACGTTGGTTTTCCCGATGACGATCCCGATAGTCAAATTCCCAATAACGATCCTGATTTATTACGCAATCGTCCTGTTTTCGATCGAGCTATCGTCATTAGTGCCGGGGTAATTGCTAATTTAATTTTTGCCTATTTTTTGCTTGTTACCCAAGTCGCTACGGTGGGGTTTCCCCAAATTAACTATCAAGAAGGGGTAATTATTCCTGAAGTTTTCACTGCTGAAAATTCCGTCGCTAAACAAGCGGGAATGCAAGCGGGGGATATTGTTCTCGCTATCAATGATCAGCCCCTTGGTGCTTCTCAAAATGCCATTATTGACTTCCGTGACATTATTCAATCTTCCCCCGATCAACCCCTAAAATTAACCATCAAACGCCCGACAGAAACGATCAATTTAATCGTTACTCCTGAATTGGGAAGTGATGGTCAGGGTAAAATTGGGGTTAGATTGGCTCCTAACGGTGAAGAAACTCGCCTGAAAGCCGATAATTTTGGGCAAGCTTTTAGCTTAGGTGCGGGTGAATTTCAGCGATTAACCCTATTAACCGTTCAAGGTTTTGGGCAGTTAGTTAGTAACTTCAAAGACAGTGTTCAACAGGTAGCAGGACCGGTGAAAATTGTCGAATATGGAGCGGCAATCGCTCGTAATGATGCGGGTAATCTTTTTCAATTTGCCGCCCTAATTAGTATTAACTTAGCGGTAATTAATATTCTGCCTTTACCTGCTCTTGATGGCGGTCAATTAGTATTTTTATTAATCGAGGCTTTGGTAGGTAAACCTCTCCCAACTAAACTGCAAGATAACATCATGCAAACAGGTCTAGTTTTACTCTTAGGATTAGGAGTTTTCTTAATCGTGCGCGACACGGCTAACCTAGCAGTTTTTCAGGATTTATTCCAGTGA
- a CDS encoding NADPH-dependent FMN reductase, whose amino-acid sequence MIKIVGINGSLRPGSYSAMALEVAISRVQALGVETEIIDLRKLSLPFCNGGDDYSDYPDVAKMQQTVKSAAGLILATPEYHGSVSGVMKNALDLMSFEELSGKVAGLISVLGGQSNSNALNDLRIILRWVHAWVIPEQISLGQAWKVFNEDGKILDEKLSQRFDAFARSLVDNTRKLNGI is encoded by the coding sequence ATGATCAAAATTGTTGGTATTAATGGCAGTTTACGCCCAGGATCCTATAGTGCGATGGCGTTAGAAGTTGCTATCAGTCGAGTACAGGCGTTAGGAGTAGAAACGGAGATAATTGACCTGAGAAAACTCTCTTTACCCTTCTGTAACGGGGGAGATGACTATTCTGACTATCCCGATGTGGCCAAAATGCAGCAAACGGTTAAATCGGCAGCGGGATTAATTTTGGCGACACCGGAGTATCATGGCAGTGTCAGTGGTGTGATGAAGAATGCCCTAGATTTAATGAGTTTTGAGGAGTTATCGGGAAAGGTTGCTGGATTAATCAGTGTTTTAGGCGGCCAATCCAATAGTAACGCCCTAAATGACTTAAGAATCATTCTCCGTTGGGTTCATGCTTGGGTAATTCCCGAACAAATTAGCTTAGGACAAGCGTGGAAAGTCTTCAACGAAGACGGAAAAATCCTTGACGAGAAGCTTTCCCAACGTTTTGACGCTTTTGCGCGAAGTTTAGTCGATAATACCCGTAAACTCAACGGGATCTAG
- a CDS encoding antibiotic biosynthesis monooxygenase family protein — translation MPEFLDFLKHKYAYVAIGEFKPGCFSEAQKLYEKAVSTYSTGFQGAFLLQKPGTDEGIAVIIWDKIDDMEANKSEAHELLLKSMAPLFAKPPVTDFYEVCSEIEGSPI, via the coding sequence ATGCCAGAATTTCTCGATTTTCTCAAACATAAATATGCCTATGTGGCTATTGGTGAATTTAAACCGGGGTGTTTTTCCGAAGCCCAAAAACTCTACGAAAAAGCCGTTTCCACCTATTCCACGGGATTCCAGGGAGCTTTTCTGTTGCAAAAACCCGGAACCGATGAAGGAATTGCCGTGATCATCTGGGATAAAATCGATGATATGGAGGCAAATAAAAGCGAAGCCCACGAATTATTGCTGAAATCCATGGCTCCTCTGTTTGCGAAACCTCCTGTCACCGATTTTTACGAAGTATGTAGCGAGATAGAAGGTTCCCCCATTTAG